A single genomic interval of Cellvibrio sp. PSBB023 harbors:
- a CDS encoding LysM peptidoglycan-binding domain-containing protein yields MKKILLAVAAASLISLFAWADDALLKTGHPDEYTVKKGDTLWDISGTFLNSPWMWPEIWHVNPQIENPHLIFPGDLIKLIYLDGQPRLTLERTMKLVPGAAGATKLSPSIRVQHMDEAISAIPLDRIDAFLSRSRIVEPGVLEAAPYMLAGQQQRLIVGADDRGYARGLFDANYTNYGVYRKGQLFKDPITKEVLGVYAQGIGTVAIGKMTGDIATLDVLRTYEEVRPGDNLLPSEDRSVDSIFFPSAPDVDVEAQIIAVEGGVSQIGKFNVVMINKGEREGLQIGNVMAIFKAGEIVTDRVRGGKVALPDEHAGLLMVFRTFEKMSFALVLESDRPLAVRDKVRNP; encoded by the coding sequence ATGAAAAAAATATTATTGGCTGTTGCGGCCGCTTCGTTGATCAGCCTTTTTGCCTGGGCAGATGATGCACTGCTTAAAACGGGTCACCCTGATGAATATACCGTTAAAAAAGGTGACACCCTCTGGGACATTTCCGGCACTTTCTTAAATAGCCCCTGGATGTGGCCTGAAATCTGGCACGTGAACCCCCAGATTGAAAACCCCCACCTGATTTTCCCCGGCGACTTGATCAAATTGATCTACCTCGACGGCCAGCCACGCCTGACACTTGAGCGCACCATGAAACTGGTGCCCGGTGCTGCTGGCGCCACCAAACTCAGCCCCAGTATTCGTGTGCAGCATATGGATGAAGCCATCAGCGCTATTCCGCTGGATCGGATCGATGCCTTTCTGTCACGCAGCCGTATTGTGGAGCCGGGCGTGCTCGAAGCCGCGCCCTACATGCTCGCTGGCCAGCAGCAGCGCCTGATTGTCGGTGCAGATGATCGCGGTTATGCCCGCGGTTTATTTGATGCCAACTACACCAACTATGGTGTGTATCGTAAAGGCCAACTATTTAAGGATCCGATTACTAAAGAAGTGCTTGGGGTCTATGCCCAGGGTATTGGCACCGTCGCTATTGGTAAAATGACGGGTGATATTGCCACCCTGGATGTGTTGCGCACCTATGAAGAGGTTCGCCCCGGTGACAACCTGCTACCCAGCGAAGACCGCTCCGTGGATTCTATTTTCTTCCCCAGTGCGCCGGATGTGGATGTAGAAGCCCAGATCATCGCGGTGGAGGGCGGGGTGAGCCAGATTGGTAAGTTCAATGTGGTGATGATTAACAAGGGCGAGCGCGAAGGTCTGCAAATCGGCAATGTCATGGCCATTTTCAAGGCAGGTGAAATTGTCACTGACCGCGTACGCGGTGGAAAAGTGGCTTTGCCTGACGAGCATGCCGGTTTATTGATGGTGTTCCGCACCTTTGAAAAAATGAGTTTTGCACTGGTACTGGAATCTGATCGCCCATTGGCCGTCAGGGACAAGGTGCGCAACCCCTAA
- the def gene encoding peptide deformylase, which yields MALLPILEFPDPRLRTVAKPVTEVDDKIRQLVADMFDTMYDAPGIGLAASQVNVHKRVVVIDVSEDKSQPLVFINPEIEVLDPEVSEYDEGCLSVPGFYETVVRPNHIRVKALDRDGNPFEIEPQGLLAVCIQHELDHLNGKLFVDHISPLKRTRIRAKMDKKHKAEAR from the coding sequence ATGGCCTTGTTACCTATCCTTGAATTTCCCGACCCGCGGTTGCGCACTGTCGCCAAACCCGTCACAGAAGTGGACGATAAAATCCGTCAATTGGTAGCCGATATGTTCGATACCATGTATGACGCACCCGGTATTGGCCTCGCCGCATCGCAGGTGAATGTGCATAAACGCGTGGTCGTTATCGATGTGAGCGAAGACAAGTCCCAGCCGCTGGTCTTTATCAATCCTGAAATTGAAGTGCTCGACCCGGAAGTGAGCGAGTACGACGAAGGTTGCCTGTCAGTTCCCGGCTTTTATGAGACCGTGGTGCGCCCCAATCACATTCGGGTAAAAGCGCTGGATCGCGATGGCAATCCCTTCGAAATAGAACCCCAAGGGCTACTCGCGGTGTGCATCCAACACGAGCTGGATCACCTGAATGGCAAGCTGTTTGTCGACCATATTTCACCACTCAAGCGCACCCGTATTCGCGCCAAGATGGACAAAAAACACAAGGCAGAAGCGCGCTAA
- the fmt gene encoding methionyl-tRNA formyltransferase, translated as MAHGLRIIFAGTPEFAAAHLTALLGSHHQVIAVYSQPDRPAGRGKKLTASPVKEVALAHNIPVYQPLNFKTAEAVAELESLGADLMVVVAYGLILPKTVLNAPRLGCINVHASILPRWRGAAPIQRAIEAGDSETGVTIMQMDVGLDTGDMLIKSFCPILPEDTGGSLHDKLISIGTPALLQALDQIAAGNVTPEKQDDSQSNYAPKLSKEEAVLNWQLSAPELARKVRAFNPFPVAHTKPAGSSDDQRIRVWAAEAVNKPHSATPGTITHIDASGLLVACREGQLRLELLQLPGKKAMNVGDILRGHPDLFTVGAQLERPSC; from the coding sequence ATGGCTCACGGTTTGCGTATCATCTTTGCGGGCACCCCTGAATTTGCAGCAGCCCATTTAACGGCACTGCTCGGTAGTCACCATCAGGTCATTGCCGTCTACTCCCAGCCGGACCGCCCTGCCGGACGCGGCAAGAAACTCACTGCCAGCCCGGTCAAAGAGGTGGCACTGGCGCACAATATTCCGGTCTATCAACCACTTAATTTCAAAACCGCAGAAGCGGTGGCCGAACTGGAAAGCTTGGGGGCCGATTTAATGGTGGTGGTGGCTTATGGGTTGATCCTGCCCAAAACCGTACTCAACGCACCGCGACTCGGCTGCATCAATGTCCACGCCTCGATCCTGCCACGCTGGCGCGGCGCCGCACCCATCCAGCGCGCCATTGAAGCGGGCGACAGCGAAACTGGCGTGACCATTATGCAAATGGATGTAGGCCTGGATACCGGCGACATGCTAATCAAGTCATTTTGCCCGATTTTGCCCGAGGATACCGGCGGAAGCCTGCACGATAAGCTCATCAGCATAGGTACACCGGCACTGCTACAAGCGCTCGACCAGATTGCAGCAGGTAATGTCACCCCGGAAAAACAAGACGACAGCCAGAGCAACTACGCCCCCAAGCTCAGCAAAGAGGAAGCCGTACTCAACTGGCAGCTTTCCGCGCCGGAACTGGCACGCAAGGTACGCGCCTTTAACCCATTCCCCGTGGCACATACCAAACCGGCTGGCAGCAGCGATGACCAGCGCATCCGCGTATGGGCAGCCGAAGCGGTGAATAAGCCCCATAGCGCCACACCCGGCACCATTACCCATATTGACGCCAGCGGCTTGTTGGTCGCCTGCCGCGAAGGGCAATTGCGACTTGAACTGCTGCAACTTCCAGGTAAAAAGGCGATGAATGTCGGCGATATCCTGCGCGGCCATCCAGACCTGTTTACAGTGGGCGCACAACTGGAGCGCCCCTCATGTTAA
- the rsmB gene encoding 16S rRNA (cytosine(967)-C(5))-methyltransferase RsmB, protein MLSVRAAAAQVITQILAAKGSLSSLLPAISAKIAENDRPLLQELCFGTCRFYPQLQAYTECLLDKPLRTKDGDVQALLLLGLYQLLHTRIPDHAAIGETVEVTRAIKKPWATKLVNGVLRNFQRDNAKINELLSQNRAFQSNHPAWMEAMISKCWPLQFDSLIAANNQHPPFTLRLNTRKVSRDDYLALLQEAGISAGATSYSPYGITLERACDPRKLPHFAEGWLSVQDEAAQLSADLLELSPNMQVLDACSAPGGKTGHLLEREPSLQVTTLDADERRLTRVRDNLARLGVSARVVCGDSTAPDSWWDGETYDRILLDAPCSATGIIRRHPDIKVLRTPEELDKLGELQARLLKNLWPLLKPGGVMLYATCSIMPKENTRVIEAFLARQKDASCDTLDVAWGMTQPCGQQLLPQMNGHDGFYYARLRKAR, encoded by the coding sequence ATGTTAAGCGTGCGCGCTGCAGCGGCGCAGGTGATTACGCAGATACTGGCAGCAAAAGGCTCGTTATCCAGCCTACTGCCTGCCATTTCAGCGAAAATTGCCGAAAATGATCGTCCATTACTGCAAGAATTGTGTTTTGGCACTTGTCGCTTTTACCCGCAACTTCAGGCATATACCGAATGCTTGCTGGACAAGCCACTGCGCACCAAAGATGGCGACGTACAGGCACTCCTGCTGCTTGGGCTCTATCAACTACTGCACACCCGCATTCCCGACCACGCCGCCATCGGCGAAACCGTGGAAGTCACCCGGGCGATCAAAAAGCCCTGGGCAACCAAACTGGTGAATGGCGTATTGCGCAATTTTCAGCGCGACAATGCCAAGATCAACGAATTACTCAGCCAAAATCGTGCATTTCAAAGCAATCATCCCGCCTGGATGGAAGCCATGATCAGCAAGTGTTGGCCATTGCAGTTTGACTCCTTAATCGCCGCCAACAATCAACACCCGCCATTTACCCTGCGCCTGAATACTCGCAAGGTCAGTCGCGATGACTATCTGGCACTACTGCAAGAAGCAGGAATAAGCGCCGGCGCAACTTCATACAGCCCCTATGGCATCACCCTTGAGCGAGCCTGCGATCCACGCAAGCTGCCGCATTTCGCCGAAGGCTGGCTGAGCGTGCAGGATGAAGCCGCGCAACTCAGTGCCGATTTGTTGGAATTGTCGCCCAATATGCAGGTATTGGACGCCTGCAGCGCACCGGGCGGCAAAACCGGGCATCTACTGGAGCGCGAACCCAGCTTGCAAGTGACGACACTGGATGCCGACGAGCGTCGCCTGACACGGGTGCGCGATAATCTGGCACGCCTCGGCGTGAGCGCCAGGGTTGTCTGTGGCGACAGTACCGCCCCCGATAGCTGGTGGGATGGCGAAACCTATGACCGCATATTGCTCGATGCTCCCTGCTCCGCTACCGGCATTATTCGTCGCCACCCCGATATAAAAGTGCTACGCACCCCCGAGGAACTCGACAAACTCGGCGAACTGCAAGCACGGCTCCTGAAGAACCTGTGGCCACTGCTCAAACCCGGCGGCGTAATGCTTTACGCCACCTGTTCGATCATGCCCAAAGAGAACACACGCGTTATTGAAGCCTTTCTTGCGCGCCAGAAAGACGCCAGTTGCGATACGCTCGATGTCGCTTGGGGCATGACACAACCCTGCGGCCAGCAATTGCTGCCCCAAATGAACGGTCATGACGGTTTTTATTACGCGCGATTGCGAAAGGCGCGCTAA
- the trkA gene encoding Trk system potassium transporter TrkA, with amino-acid sequence MKIIILGAGQVGGSLAEHLASESNDITVVDTDEARLRELRDRLDISVITGEASHPDILEQAGLEDADMLVAVTSNDEINMIACTVAENLFHTPTKIARVRATAYLTHRQLFETAAIPIDVLISPEQLVSEYIFRLIEQPGALQVLDFAEGKVQLVAVKAYHGGPLVGQELRFLREHMPSVETRVAAIYRRNRAIMPTGTTVIEADDEVFFIAAKADIRAVMSELRRLEVAYKRITIAGGGNIGLRLAKMLEGRYNVRVIEYNKPRCIRLSEQLERAIVIQGSASDKDLLMEESIEDTDVFLALTNDDEANIMSSMLAKRLGARKVMTLINNPAYVDVVQGGDIDIAISPQTTTIGSLLTHVRRGDIVNVHSLRRGAAEAIEIIAHGDAKSSKVVGKALEDIDLPEGANIGAIVRQGPDGDEVIIAHDDVVVQSGDHVIVFLLQKKHIRDVEKLFQVGFSFF; translated from the coding sequence ATGAAAATTATCATTCTTGGCGCCGGACAGGTTGGCGGCAGCCTGGCCGAACATTTGGCAAGCGAGTCCAATGACATCACCGTGGTGGATACCGATGAGGCGCGCCTGCGCGAATTGCGTGACCGCCTCGATATCAGCGTGATTACCGGCGAAGCCTCTCACCCCGATATCCTTGAGCAGGCCGGTCTGGAAGATGCCGATATGCTGGTCGCGGTGACCAGCAACGACGAAATCAACATGATTGCCTGCACCGTGGCCGAAAACCTGTTTCACACCCCCACCAAAATTGCGCGGGTGCGCGCCACCGCCTACCTGACCCATCGCCAACTGTTTGAAACAGCGGCGATTCCTATCGATGTCCTGATCAGCCCCGAACAACTGGTCTCCGAATATATTTTCCGCCTGATTGAACAACCCGGCGCCCTACAGGTGCTCGACTTTGCCGAAGGCAAGGTGCAATTGGTGGCGGTGAAGGCCTATCACGGCGGGCCATTGGTAGGGCAGGAACTGCGTTTCCTACGCGAGCACATGCCATCGGTAGAAACGCGGGTTGCCGCCATTTATCGGCGCAATCGCGCCATTATGCCGACAGGTACGACGGTGATCGAAGCCGATGACGAAGTCTTCTTTATCGCCGCCAAGGCCGACATCCGCGCCGTCATGAGCGAGCTGCGCCGCCTTGAAGTCGCCTATAAGCGCATCACTATTGCCGGTGGCGGCAACATTGGTTTGCGCCTCGCCAAAATGCTGGAAGGCCGCTACAACGTGCGCGTGATCGAATACAACAAGCCGCGCTGCATTCGCCTTTCGGAGCAGTTGGAGCGGGCGATTGTGATTCAGGGGAGCGCGTCAGATAAGGACTTGCTGATGGAAGAGAGCATCGAAGACACCGATGTGTTCCTCGCCCTCACCAACGACGACGAAGCCAACATTATGTCCTCCATGCTCGCCAAGCGACTCGGTGCGCGCAAGGTGATGACACTGATCAATAACCCCGCCTATGTGGATGTGGTACAAGGTGGCGACATCGATATCGCCATCTCGCCCCAGACCACCACCATCGGCAGCTTGCTGACCCATGTGCGTCGTGGCGACATAGTCAATGTCCACTCACTGCGGCGCGGCGCGGCCGAGGCGATTGAAATCATCGCCCACGGCGACGCCAAATCCTCCAAAGTCGTGGGCAAGGCACTGGAAGATATCGACCTGCCCGAAGGCGCCAACATTGGTGCGATTGTGCGCCAGGGACCGGACGGCGACGAAGTAATCATCGCCCACGACGATGTGGTGGTGCAATCCGGCGACCATGTCATCGTGTTTCTGCTACAGAAAAAACACATCCGCGATGTGGAAAAACTCTTTCAGGTGGGTTTCAGTTTCTTTTAA
- the lpdA gene encoding dihydrolipoyl dehydrogenase: protein MSAIKTQLVVLGSGPGGYSAAFRAADLGLDVTLVERYSSLGGVCLNVGCIPSKALLHVAEVINESHHASNLGLSFGPVQHDLDKVRAYKDSVVSKLVSGVHAMAKGRKVRVVEGYGKFVSDNQLAVVKGDETTLIDFDNAIIAAGSRSVKLPFIPEDPRIFDSTGALELRSVPPRLLVIGGGIIGLEMATVYEALGSKVTVVEFADQLVPAADKDLVAVYSKYNKDKFEVLLSTKVEAVSAKPEAIEVAFSGANAPAEPRQFDAVLVAVGRVPNGKLIDAEKAGVNVDERGFIAVNPYLQTNVPHIYAIGDIIGQPMLAHKATHEGHAAAEGVAGHPHAFDPMAIPSIAYTNPEIAWVGLTEKEAKQQGLDYKTAVFPWAASGRAIAADRSEGKTKLIYDAKTDRLLGAGLVGVHAGELLGELTLALEFGASVEDIALTIHAHPTLHESVGLAAELGAGTITDLPNPKATLKK from the coding sequence ATGTCTGCGATTAAAACCCAACTCGTTGTACTCGGCAGCGGCCCCGGCGGCTATTCGGCGGCATTTCGCGCTGCCGACCTCGGCCTGGATGTCACCCTGGTCGAGCGCTACTCCAGCCTTGGCGGCGTGTGCCTGAATGTTGGCTGCATCCCCTCCAAAGCCCTTTTGCATGTCGCCGAAGTCATTAATGAATCACACCATGCCAGCAACCTTGGCCTGAGCTTTGGCCCTGTGCAACACGACCTGGACAAGGTGCGCGCCTACAAAGACTCAGTGGTCAGCAAACTGGTTTCTGGTGTGCACGCCATGGCCAAAGGCCGCAAAGTGCGTGTAGTGGAAGGCTATGGCAAATTTGTAAGCGATAACCAACTTGCCGTCGTCAAGGGCGATGAGACCACCCTGATCGACTTCGATAACGCCATTATCGCTGCCGGTTCACGCAGCGTGAAATTGCCCTTTATCCCTGAAGACCCCCGTATTTTTGACTCAACCGGCGCCTTGGAACTGCGCTCGGTACCACCGCGCCTGCTGGTGATTGGCGGTGGGATTATTGGCCTGGAAATGGCCACAGTGTACGAAGCGCTCGGCAGCAAAGTCACCGTGGTGGAATTTGCCGACCAACTGGTACCCGCCGCCGACAAAGACCTGGTAGCGGTTTACAGCAAATACAACAAAGACAAATTTGAAGTGCTGCTCTCCACCAAAGTGGAAGCCGTCAGCGCCAAGCCCGAAGCCATTGAAGTGGCCTTTAGCGGCGCCAATGCGCCCGCCGAGCCACGTCAGTTTGATGCCGTTTTGGTTGCTGTCGGGCGTGTGCCTAACGGCAAATTGATTGACGCCGAAAAAGCCGGTGTGAATGTGGACGAGCGCGGCTTTATCGCCGTCAACCCCTACCTGCAAACCAATGTGCCGCACATTTATGCGATTGGCGACATCATCGGCCAACCCATGCTCGCCCATAAAGCCACCCATGAAGGCCATGCCGCCGCCGAAGGTGTTGCGGGCCATCCACATGCATTTGACCCTATGGCGATCCCCTCCATCGCCTACACCAACCCGGAAATTGCTTGGGTCGGCCTGACCGAGAAAGAAGCCAAACAACAAGGGCTGGATTACAAAACGGCCGTATTCCCTTGGGCCGCCAGTGGCCGAGCTATCGCCGCCGACCGCAGCGAAGGCAAAACCAAGCTCATTTACGATGCAAAAACCGATCGTTTACTGGGAGCGGGATTAGTCGGAGTACATGCAGGCGAACTGCTGGGCGAACTCACCCTAGCCCTGGAATTTGGCGCGAGCGTAGAAGATATCGCGCTCACCATCCACGCCCACCCGACGCTGCACGAATCTGTCGGCCTGGCAGCGGAATTGGGCGCCGGCACTATCACCGATTTGCCAAATCCCAAGGCCACGCTGAAAAAGTAA
- a CDS encoding methyl-accepting chemotaxis protein produces MLNQMSVKSRLLLLVCLPLLLLIAISAISIKEMGFLSDGATSIYQDRVVPLKQIKQVADAYAVTSVDLLHKYRGELLGASEVMQQLQQQSQFADQVWQTYLATTLTAEEAVLAEKAKQQILVFRQKLQDYQPQIADGSLLQRSAKDFNTELYQLADPLSLSLAKLIDEQLIEAEKFKVTAAEQYQFFLRLFVIALLVVFICLGILSWFIYRSIHSPLNQLQHAMSVVGDQSDLRVRAQITGNDEIAITARAFNQTISRVHQFFGELGDAVSQLAAASTQMNQISQQVSGTAVEQEQQASLIAAAVHEMSAAIQQVANSALATSEQANDADQKTQQGYQKVIQNVSSIEQLSTMVDGASRVIEQLNGESEKITQVLAVIQTIAGQTNLLALNAAIEAARAGEAGRGFAVVADEVRTLATNTQKATESIRTMIDNLQGAASEAVQAMSRSGQYASISVANAQEAGQVLEDIKSAVGTIVDMNVQISAATEEQTVVAEDINKNISEFSVSIGEMTRSATYSADTSASLAQLAARLQQQAASYRV; encoded by the coding sequence ATGTTAAATCAAATGTCGGTAAAGAGCCGCTTGTTGCTGTTGGTTTGTTTGCCATTACTACTGTTAATTGCTATCAGTGCAATTTCGATTAAGGAGATGGGATTTTTAAGTGATGGAGCCACCAGTATCTATCAAGACCGCGTGGTGCCCTTAAAACAAATTAAGCAGGTAGCCGACGCCTATGCAGTAACGTCGGTTGATTTGCTACATAAGTATCGTGGTGAGTTGCTTGGCGCCTCGGAAGTGATGCAACAGCTGCAGCAGCAGAGCCAGTTTGCGGATCAAGTATGGCAGACTTATCTGGCCACAACCTTGACTGCTGAAGAGGCCGTTTTGGCGGAAAAGGCCAAACAGCAGATATTGGTATTCCGACAAAAGTTGCAGGATTATCAACCCCAAATTGCCGACGGCTCATTGTTGCAACGCAGCGCTAAAGATTTTAATACTGAACTTTATCAGCTAGCTGATCCCCTGAGCCTTTCGCTTGCGAAATTAATTGATGAGCAACTAATCGAAGCTGAAAAGTTTAAAGTCACAGCAGCCGAGCAGTACCAGTTTTTTCTGCGATTATTTGTGATCGCCTTATTGGTAGTGTTTATTTGTTTAGGCATTTTATCCTGGTTTATTTATCGCTCTATCCACAGCCCACTCAATCAATTGCAGCATGCCATGTCTGTGGTAGGTGATCAGTCTGATTTAAGGGTTAGAGCTCAAATCACCGGTAACGATGAAATTGCCATCACTGCCCGCGCTTTTAATCAGACAATCAGCCGTGTGCATCAATTTTTCGGCGAGTTAGGTGATGCGGTATCCCAACTTGCGGCGGCATCAACGCAAATGAATCAGATCAGCCAACAAGTTAGCGGCACCGCGGTGGAGCAGGAACAGCAAGCCAGTTTAATCGCAGCAGCAGTGCATGAGATGTCGGCTGCTATCCAACAAGTAGCAAACAGCGCTTTGGCCACCTCAGAACAAGCCAATGATGCGGATCAGAAAACCCAGCAGGGGTATCAAAAAGTAATTCAAAATGTTAGTTCTATTGAGCAACTCTCCACAATGGTGGATGGTGCCAGTAGGGTGATTGAGCAACTCAATGGTGAGTCAGAAAAAATCACCCAAGTGCTGGCAGTGATCCAGACAATAGCAGGTCAGACTAATTTACTCGCATTAAATGCTGCAATTGAAGCAGCACGTGCTGGTGAGGCAGGGCGAGGCTTTGCTGTGGTAGCCGATGAAGTTCGAACATTAGCAACTAACACTCAAAAAGCCACCGAATCGATCCGCACGATGATTGATAACTTACAGGGGGCAGCGAGTGAAGCCGTGCAGGCAATGTCTCGCTCTGGACAGTACGCCAGCATCAGTGTAGCCAATGCACAGGAAGCCGGTCAGGTATTGGAAGATATTAAATCTGCCGTGGGTACTATCGTCGATATGAATGTGCAGATTTCAGCGGCTACCGAAGAGCAAACCGTAGTAGCAGAGGACATCAATAAAAATATTAGCGAATTTAGTGTCAGTATTGGCGAAATGACTCGCAGTGCAACCTACAGCGCAGATACTAGTGCGTCTTTGGCTCAGTTAGCCGCACGCCTGCAACAACAGGCTGCATCCTATCGGGTTTGA
- a CDS encoding RidA family protein, producing the protein MTNKAIIHSDNAPAAIGTYSQAVKVNNTVYLSGQIPLDPKTMQLVDGDFAAQAHQVFKNLQAVCEAADGSLKDVVKLNIYLTDLANFPIVNEVMGQYFQQPYPARAAIGINQLPRASLIEADGIMVI; encoded by the coding sequence ATGACCAATAAAGCCATTATCCACAGCGATAACGCTCCTGCCGCTATAGGCACTTATTCCCAGGCCGTTAAGGTCAACAACACTGTCTACCTCTCTGGCCAGATTCCACTTGACCCTAAAACCATGCAATTAGTCGATGGCGATTTTGCTGCGCAAGCTCATCAAGTATTCAAAAACCTGCAGGCCGTGTGTGAAGCCGCTGATGGCAGCCTGAAAGATGTAGTTAAGCTAAATATCTATTTGACCGACTTGGCAAACTTCCCAATCGTGAACGAAGTGATGGGCCAGTATTTCCAACAACCCTACCCTGCACGCGCCGCCATCGGCATCAACCAACTCCCCCGCGCTTCGCTGATTGAGGCGGATGGGATTATGGTGATTTAA
- the spoT gene encoding bifunctional GTP diphosphokinase/guanosine-3',5'-bis pyrophosphate 3'-pyrophosphohydrolase, translating into MQTIEALSHRLSSYLEPSQINLVKRAYFYAEQAHDGQKRRSGEAYITHPLAVADILASMHMDHQSLMAAMLHDVIEDTGISKKAISGQFGDAVADLVDGVSKLTQIEFESHAEKQAENFQKMALAMANDLRVILVKLADRLHNMRTLGAMPPDKKRRIAKETLEIYAPIAHRLGMNEVRLELEDRSFYCMYPLRATRLQAALKTARGNRKELVEQIQTSFEKRLAKENINSIVIGREKHLFSIYEKMRQKKKFFKEIMDVYAFRIVVDSVDTCYRVLGVVHNLYKPVAGEFKDYIAIPKTNGYQSLHTVLVGMHGVPIEVQIRTKEMDEMANSGIAAHFLYKSNSDEPVNASHNRARQWVQGLLEMQKNAGNSLEFIENVKIDLFPDEVYVFTPKGKIVELPTGATPVDFAYAVHTDVGNTCVACRINDRMAPLSQPLQSGQKVAIITAQGAQPNPSWLNFAVSAKARSAIRHYLKHQRHHQSVSLGKRLLSRALNEIQLDLEHLPDELQQKLLSGAQVESMDKLYEEIGLGNKVVYSLVKLLQPDAELKPRTGSANSAITIDSAEGMMISFARCCRPIPGDPIIGHVSSGKGLVIHQDTCRNIAEIRNYPDKISQVNWAATVSGEFLVDVRVEVESERGIIATLATRITEQGASIEHINVHERDAHNSVIHLCIGVHNRIHLANIMRRIRTLSFVIRVNRSKN; encoded by the coding sequence GTGCAAACCATAGAGGCTTTAAGCCACCGGCTATCGTCTTATCTGGAACCTTCCCAAATCAATTTGGTGAAGCGCGCCTACTTCTATGCCGAACAAGCCCACGACGGACAAAAACGTCGCAGCGGCGAAGCCTATATCACCCATCCCCTCGCCGTTGCCGATATTCTGGCGTCCATGCACATGGATCATCAGAGCTTGATGGCCGCCATGCTGCACGATGTGATTGAGGATACCGGGATTAGCAAAAAAGCGATTTCCGGCCAATTTGGCGATGCGGTTGCTGACTTGGTGGACGGCGTATCCAAGCTGACCCAGATCGAATTTGAATCCCACGCGGAAAAACAGGCGGAAAACTTCCAGAAAATGGCCCTGGCTATGGCCAATGACCTGCGGGTGATTCTGGTCAAACTCGCCGACCGCTTACACAACATGCGCACCCTGGGCGCCATGCCGCCCGACAAAAAGCGTCGTATCGCCAAAGAAACCCTGGAAATCTACGCCCCCATTGCCCATCGCCTGGGGATGAATGAGGTGCGCCTGGAGCTGGAAGATCGCAGCTTCTACTGTATGTACCCGCTGCGTGCGACCCGTTTGCAGGCTGCACTTAAAACGGCGCGCGGCAACCGCAAAGAATTGGTCGAGCAGATCCAAACCTCTTTCGAAAAGCGTCTGGCCAAAGAGAATATCAACTCAATTGTCATTGGCCGCGAAAAGCACCTGTTCAGCATTTACGAAAAGATGCGCCAGAAGAAAAAGTTCTTCAAAGAGATCATGGATGTCTATGCCTTCCGCATAGTGGTGGATTCGGTGGACACCTGCTATCGAGTGCTGGGTGTGGTGCACAATCTCTACAAGCCCGTCGCCGGTGAGTTCAAGGATTACATCGCTATCCCCAAAACCAACGGTTACCAGTCCCTGCACACTGTGCTGGTGGGCATGCACGGAGTGCCGATTGAAGTACAAATCCGCACCAAGGAAATGGATGAAATGGCCAATAGCGGTATCGCCGCCCATTTCCTCTACAAATCCAATAGCGACGAACCCGTCAATGCCAGCCATAACCGTGCGCGCCAATGGGTGCAAGGTCTGCTGGAAATGCAGAAAAATGCAGGGAACTCCCTCGAATTCATCGAGAACGTGAAAATTGACCTCTTCCCCGATGAGGTTTATGTCTTTACCCCCAAAGGTAAGATTGTAGAGCTGCCAACCGGCGCCACCCCCGTCGATTTTGCCTACGCGGTGCACACTGATGTGGGTAATACCTGCGTTGCCTGCCGCATTAACGATCGCATGGCTCCCTTGTCACAACCGCTGCAATCTGGCCAAAAAGTGGCGATTATTACCGCCCAAGGTGCCCAGCCTAACCCCAGTTGGCTCAATTTTGCGGTATCGGCCAAGGCGCGCTCAGCAATTCGCCACTACCTTAAACACCAGCGTCATCACCAGTCCGTCAGCTTGGGCAAGCGCTTGCTCAGCCGTGCCCTGAACGAAATCCAGTTGGATCTGGAGCACCTTCCAGATGAGCTTCAACAAAAGCTACTCAGTGGCGCTCAAGTGGAATCCATGGACAAGCTGTACGAAGAGATAGGCTTGGGCAACAAGGTCGTGTATTCGCTGGTGAAGTTGCTGCAGCCGGATGCCGAGCTGAAACCGCGCACCGGTTCAGCGAATTCTGCCATTACCATCGACTCCGCCGAAGGCATGATGATCAGCTTCGCCCGCTGTTGCCGCCCGATTCCCGGCGACCCGATCATCGGTCACGTCAGCTCCGGCAAAGGACTGGTCATCCACCAGGATACCTGCCGCAATATCGCGGAAATCCGCAATTATCCCGATAAAATCAGCCAGGTGAACTGGGCGGCTACGGTTAGCGGCGAGTTCCTGGTAGATGTGCGTGTTGAGGTGGAAAGTGAGCGCGGTATTATCGCTACCCTCGCCACGCGTATTACCGAGCAGGGCGCTAGCATTGAGCATATCAACGTACACGAACGCGACGCCCACAACAGCGTCATTCACCTCTGTATCGGCGTACACAACCGCATCCACCTCGCCAACATCATGCGTCGTATCCGCACCCTGAGTTTTGTGATTCGCGTGAATCGCTCTAAAAATTAA